One Engraulis encrasicolus isolate BLACKSEA-1 chromosome 5, IST_EnEncr_1.0, whole genome shotgun sequence DNA segment encodes these proteins:
- the LOC134448715 gene encoding uncharacterized protein LOC134448715, giving the protein MNNHFITLGNLGLCVAASLNAQRLFKDHRAPAAGIFLVVCSAALSVLPATISLDWSSQPAALCADLQWAAEVLSPAMVSFGFLWLSDDHFTAYTLLTGSALLSMLTGWLSRDGLSVMSRCMAMSSLSCSLTVCLFAGNPLGILGSVLLSAPALVGLSGTSPLVSPEAAGGLLKLGLIGAMTVGCWAIRWALEIYVQDLKGWDKSNNILT; this is encoded by the exons ATGAATAACCACTTCATAACTCTTGGGAACCTTGGCTTATGTGTCGCTGCCTCTCTCAACGCCCAAAGACTCTTCAAG GATCACAGAGCTCCAGCTGCTGGGATTTTCCTGGTGGTATGCTCAGCTGCACTCAGTGTGCTTCCTGCTACTATcagcctggactggtcatctcaGCCTGCTGCTCTCTGCGCGGATCTGCAGTGGGCCGCTGAGGTGCTGAGCCCAGCCATGGTGTCCTTTGGCTTCCTGTGGCTGAGTGACGACCACTTCACAGCGTACACCCTCCTGACCGGCTCAGCCCTCCTCTCCATGCTCACCGGCTGGCTGTCGCGAGACGGACTGTCCGTCATGTCCCGCTGCATGGCCATGTCatccctctcctgctccctcacGGTGTGCCTCTTCGCCGGGAACCCGTTGGGGATACTGGGGAGCGTGCTGCTGAGCGCGCCTGCTCTGGTGGGTTTGAGCGGCACCAGTCCTCTTGTGTCTCCGGAGGCCGCTGGGGGGCTGCTGAAGTTGGGGTTGATCGGCGCTATGACTGTGGGCTGCTGGGCCATCCGGTGGGCACTGGAGATCTACGTCCAGGACCTGAAGGGCTGGGACAAGAGCAACAACATACTTACTTGA
- the LOC134448716 gene encoding steroid 21-hydroxylase isoform X1: MLELMQEHLPNHLTTLARRYGNIYRLNFGNSTMVVLSGTDVIREALVKKWSDFAGRPHSFTGNVVSSGGRSISLGDYGDEWKLHRRVVHSALQRSTADSLHAVIQQQALRLRQVLLGYKETPVDLSEDFTVAASNVITTLAFGKQYDKSSPELQRLHGCLNEIVALWGSPWISALDSFPLLRKLPNPPFARLLKEVSRRDDIIKTHLDSLKVANDAMREGGALTDFLRCQNRPEEATQSGLTDIHVHMTTVDLLIGGTETTAAWLNWTVAFLLHRPEIQHRVHEELCSVLDARYPEYKDKHRLPVLSALISEVLRLRPVAPLAVPHRAIKNSSIAGYFIPKDTVIIPNLFGAHHDPTVWEDPYSFRPERFLDGGASVRPLVPFSGGARLCLGESVAKMELFLFTAYLLRDFEFIHPGADKCLPDLTGVATVVLKARPFKVIIRPRA; this comes from the exons ATGCTGGAGCTCATGCAAGAGCACTTGCCCAATCACTTGACAACTTTGGCACGTCGCTATGGAAATATCTATCGTCTAAACTTTGGAAACAGCA CCATGGTGGTGCTTAGTGGAACGGACGTCATTCGAGAAGCTCTGGTGAAGAAATGGTCCGACTTTGCAGGGAGGCCACATTCCTTCACAG GTAACGTGGTGTCAAGCGGAGGACGCTCCATCTCTCTGGGTGACTATGGAGACGAGTGGAAGCTACACCGGCGTGTGGTCCACAGTGCTCTGCAACGCAGCACGGCCGACTCTCTCCATGCCGTCATCCAACAACAGGCTCTCAGACTGAGACAA GTGCTACTGGGATATAAGGAAACCCCAGTTGACCTCTCTGAAGATTTTACAGTGGCTGCCAGTAATGTCATCACTACTCTTGCCTTTGGAAAACAG TATGACAAGAGCTCTCCAGAGCTGCAGCGTCTTCACGGCTGTCTGAATGAGATCGTGGCCCTGTGGGGCTCCCCTTGGATTTCTGCGCTGGACTCTTTCCCACTActtcga AAACTGCCAAATCCACCTTTTGCTCGACTTCTGAAGGAAGTGTCAAGAAGAGATGACATCATTAAGACACACTTGGACAGCCTAAAG GTTGCCAATGATGCCATGAGAGAGGGGGGTGCACTTACTGACTTCCTGAGGTGCCAGAACAGACCTGAGGAAGCAACACAGTCAGGG ctgacagacattcatgtCCACATGACTACAGTGGATCTGCTGATCGGTGGGACGGAGACGACGGCAGCTTGGCTGAACTGGACCGTGGCCTTCCTTCTACACAGACCAGAG ATCCAGCACCGAGTTCATGAGGAGCTGTGCTCGGTGCTAGATGCCCGGTATCCAGAGTACAAAGACAAGCACCGGCTGCCTGTCCTCTCTGCCCTCATCAGCGAGGTGCTGAGGCTGAGGCCCGTGGCCCCCCTCGCCGTGCCCCACAGGGCCATCAAGAACAGCAG CATTGCAGGATATTTCATACCAAAAGACACAGTGATCATTCCCAACCTGTTTGGAGCACACCATGATCCCACAGTCTGGGAGGACCCCTACAGCTTCAGACCAG AGCGTTTTTTAGATGGGGGAGCGTCTGTTCGTCCGCTTGTGCCATTCAGCGGCGGGGCTCGGCTCTGCTTGGGGGAGTCGGTGGCGAAGATGGAGCTCTTCTTGTTCACGGCTTACCTCCTGCGAGACTTCGAGTTCATCCACCCCGGAGCCGATAAATGCCTGCCTGATTTGACTGGAGTCGCCACAGTGGTCCTCAAGGCCAGGCCATTTAAAGTTATTATTCGCCCACGAGCATAA
- the LOC134448716 gene encoding steroid 21-hydroxylase isoform X2 gives MLELMQEHLPNHLTTLARRYGNIYRLNFGNSTMVVLSGTDVIREALVKKWSDFAGRPHSFTGNVVSSGGRSISLGDYGDEWKLHRRVVHSALQRSTADSLHAVIQQQALRLRQVLLGYKETPVDLSEDFTVAASNVITTLAFGKQYDKSSPELQRLHGCLNEIVALWGSPWISALDSFPLLRKLPNPPFARLLKEVSRRDDIIKTHLDSLKVANDAMREGGALTDFLRCQNRPEEATQSGLTDIHVHMTTVDLLIGGTETTAAWLNWTVAFLLHRPEIQHRVHEELCSVLDARYPEYKDKHRLPVLSALISEVLRLRPVAPLAVPHRAIKNSSIAGYFIPKDTVIIPNLFGAHHDPTVWEDPYSFRPVVSCSRAFFRWGSVCSSACAIQRRGSALLGGVGGEDGALLVHGLPPARLRVHPPRSR, from the exons ATGCTGGAGCTCATGCAAGAGCACTTGCCCAATCACTTGACAACTTTGGCACGTCGCTATGGAAATATCTATCGTCTAAACTTTGGAAACAGCA CCATGGTGGTGCTTAGTGGAACGGACGTCATTCGAGAAGCTCTGGTGAAGAAATGGTCCGACTTTGCAGGGAGGCCACATTCCTTCACAG GTAACGTGGTGTCAAGCGGAGGACGCTCCATCTCTCTGGGTGACTATGGAGACGAGTGGAAGCTACACCGGCGTGTGGTCCACAGTGCTCTGCAACGCAGCACGGCCGACTCTCTCCATGCCGTCATCCAACAACAGGCTCTCAGACTGAGACAA GTGCTACTGGGATATAAGGAAACCCCAGTTGACCTCTCTGAAGATTTTACAGTGGCTGCCAGTAATGTCATCACTACTCTTGCCTTTGGAAAACAG TATGACAAGAGCTCTCCAGAGCTGCAGCGTCTTCACGGCTGTCTGAATGAGATCGTGGCCCTGTGGGGCTCCCCTTGGATTTCTGCGCTGGACTCTTTCCCACTActtcga AAACTGCCAAATCCACCTTTTGCTCGACTTCTGAAGGAAGTGTCAAGAAGAGATGACATCATTAAGACACACTTGGACAGCCTAAAG GTTGCCAATGATGCCATGAGAGAGGGGGGTGCACTTACTGACTTCCTGAGGTGCCAGAACAGACCTGAGGAAGCAACACAGTCAGGG ctgacagacattcatgtCCACATGACTACAGTGGATCTGCTGATCGGTGGGACGGAGACGACGGCAGCTTGGCTGAACTGGACCGTGGCCTTCCTTCTACACAGACCAGAG ATCCAGCACCGAGTTCATGAGGAGCTGTGCTCGGTGCTAGATGCCCGGTATCCAGAGTACAAAGACAAGCACCGGCTGCCTGTCCTCTCTGCCCTCATCAGCGAGGTGCTGAGGCTGAGGCCCGTGGCCCCCCTCGCCGTGCCCCACAGGGCCATCAAGAACAGCAG CATTGCAGGATATTTCATACCAAAAGACACAGTGATCATTCCCAACCTGTTTGGAGCACACCATGATCCCACAGTCTGGGAGGACCCCTACAGCTTCAGACCAG tTGTATCTTGTTCCAGAGCGTTTTTTAGATGGGGGAGCGTCTGTTCGTCCGCTTGTGCCATTCAGCGGCGGGGCTCGGCTCTGCTTGGGGGAGTCGGTGGCGAAGATGGAGCTCTTCTTGTTCACGGCTTACCTCCTGCGAGACTTCGAGTTCATCCACCCCGGAGCCGATAA